In Bactrocera oleae isolate idBacOlea1 chromosome 5, idBacOlea1, whole genome shotgun sequence, a genomic segment contains:
- the LOC106626954 gene encoding E3 ubiquitin-protein ligase MARCHF8 → MQGLSEATAIRLFNSVVTTEQLAGRTTALNANSITSINAVDECKSITTIQSTNEFGNACRICRCNRSDMQLSRCPCQCRGSVGFVHMPCLKRWILHRRDTRCEICNTPFDVPDEKLNVRRMLKALFCARCGGAIMKHLLFSVSLLPLAHVVLQQVLICMDNINASPNEHLTVQEVMVASCALLTSSALFFHFFEFITTRFLIIRNILHQWWMFGNQENFTIIEVDSEYFDVF, encoded by the exons ATGCAGGGACTATCGGAGGCGACGGCCATACGTTTATTCAACAGTGTTGTGACAACGGAACAATTAGCTGGTCGGACAACTGCACTCAATGCCAATTCCATAACGTCGATCAACGCGGTAGACGAGTGCAAGTCGATCACAACCATACAGTCTACGAATGAGTTCGGCAATGCTTGTCGTATTTGCCGTTGCAATCGGAGTGACATGCAGTTGTCGCGTTGTCCCTGCCAGTGTCGCGGCAGTGTG GGGTTCGTGCACATGCCGTGTTTGAAGCGTTGGATTTTGCATCGGCGTGACACGCGCtgtgaaatatgcaacacgccgTTTGATGTGCCAGACGAGAAGTTGAACGTGCGCCGCATGTTGAAGGCGCTATTTTGTGCGCGTTGTGGCGGCGCCATCATGAAGCACCTGCTCTTTAGCGTATCCCTGCTGCCGCTGGCACATGTCGTCCTTCAGCAAGTACTCATTTGCATGGACAACATTAATGCGAGCCCCAACGAGCATTTGACGGTGCAGGAAGTGATGGTGGCTTCATGCGCGCTCTTGACATCAA GTGCACTCTTCTTTCACTTCTTCGAGTTTATAACAACGCGCTTTCTAATTATTCGAAACATTTTGCATCAGTGGTGGATGTTTGGCAACCAGGAGAATTTCACAATCATCGAGGTGGACAGTGAATATTTTGATGTCTTCTAA
- the LOC106626979 gene encoding smoothelin-like protein 1 isoform X10, translating to MAEREEQQATSTTEKTETKEKDGAVVTTTTKVTTRTVTGAGNTAAKPVSPFAKFRQLDKQNSQQSPKSPSTPTTPGGTASPSGSARIFQFTDPALNARAATVKEQLLQWCQSKTQEYENVQITNFSASWSDGLAFCALIHHFLPDAFDYSKLTPQNRRQNFELAFTVADEKAGIAPLLDVEDMVEMKRPDWKCVFIYVQSIYRRFRNCQ from the exons AGCAACAAGCTACATCAACCACTGAGAAAACAGAAACGAAGGAAAAGGATGGCGCCGTtgtaaccacaacaacaaaag TTACAACACGCACAGTAACTGGTGCTGGCAATACTGCAGCGAAACCAGTTTCACCGTTTGCGAAATTCCGTCAGCTGGACAAACAAAACTCGCAGCAATCCCCAAA ATCACCGTCAACACCCACCACTCCCGGGGGCACAGCCTCACCTTCTGGTTCCGCACGTATATTCCAATTTACTGATCCGGCATTAAATGCACGCGCCGCCACTGTGAAGGAGCAACTTCTGCAGTGGTGCCAATCGAAAACACAGGAATATGAG AACGTCCaaataactaattttagtgCCAGCTGGTCAGATGGTTTAGCATTTTGTGCGCTAATACATCACTTCTTGCCAGATGCCTTCGATTATAGTAAATTAACACCTCAAAACCGAAGACAGAATTTTGAATTAGCTTTCACTGTGGCCGA TGAGAAAGCTGGCATAGCGCCACTACTCGATGTCGAGGATATGGTAGAGATGAAACGACCAGATTGGAAGTGTGTTTTCATCTACGTGCAAAGCATCTACCGTCGCTTCCGTAATTGCCAGTAA
- the LOC138857573 gene encoding putative uncharacterized protein DDB_G0271982: MTRDIVMPKSAGQKQLDRLSVPQKEDSGTESGEDLRLIAAGLRDSLQLQSDSNLIEEVTTALTRLELSLKEGKNIPVDGSKREALLALVARLQTGLTSRDAPVNLSNMADNGEQFDETSSPEVDGQRANRQRFARRRNRNSRHTVGVSREELADARRYMEDMQLIENISNCTTPESGMTANLVAPPQWCPIEKNPSSGAILTSSSSSTLYRPNQFVPNQLKNSTACLNGDAHPTLRENDSQKSKRPLSGNFSVSFQPNPITNDPEPFVNDNQEEQKEFHANGNISPDSGYKSNRFSNKKQLMKRANTIDIPKTKKYNPDFDTDSEQEDKTPQLGLKRTLQVNVKHKVRNAVPPFVPRTENDHKFLAFINKQSAKPGLGWTGSRSVSNWTNKFGNLKHTFEVGAAAQVTTGKPPQAPGHVPHSASKSYWQKQVANQEHNQHQQQQQYLQYQQQQRQQQQQLAQQHQLQRSQHEENERLRRMERERLERERIERDRLERQRLERERQERDRMERELYEREIMERERLAAAQHAAMPSMTVPKPAPVNKFQHAPQSVFRPIDNNDIHGHNIFKPIPQLPQKLNTWQPPSITNKPHSAPVQLTPASPQFLTTKQSVNGTHVTSPSSTTSSPIGLPWVAKPAVDNSDFRKKAHTFEERSQNDNRQHSY, from the coding sequence ATGACACGTGACATTGTAATGCCTAAGAGCGCCGGACAGAAGCAGCTGGATAGGTTAAGCGTTCCTCAAAAAGAGGACTCCGGTACAGAAAGTGGCGAGGACTTGCGCCTCATTGCGGCGGGTTTGCGTGATAGTTTGCAATTGCAAAGTGATTCTAACTTAATTGAGGAGGTCACAACAGCGCTTACTCGTCTCGAGTTGTCACTGAAAGAGGGCAAAAACATACCGGTTGATGGTAGTAAACGTGAAGCGTTATTGGCATTGGTCGCACGTCTGCAAACTGGTCTGACATCACGTGATGCACCAGTAAATTTGTCAAATATGGCCGATAATGGTGAACAGTTTGATGAGACTTCTTCACCGGAGGTTGATGGACAACGCGCGAATCGCCAACGCTTTGCTCGACGACGAAATCGTAATAGCCGCCATACGGTCGGTGTTAGTCGCGAAGAATTGGCCGATGCCCGTCGCTACATGGAGGATATGCAGTTGAtagaaaatatatcaaattgcACAACGCCAGAAAGTGGGATGACAGCAAATCTTGTAGCGCCTCCACAATGGTGTCCAATTGAGAAGAATCCTTCATCGGGCGCCATACTCACGAGCAGCTCGTCTTCCACACTCTACCGCCCGAATCAATTTGTGCCGAACCAACTTAAGAACTCTACAGCTTGTTTGAATGGTGATGCGCATCCCACCCTTAGAGAAAATGATAGCCAAAAGAGCAAACGCCCCTTGTCAGGCAATTTTTCGGTTAGCTTTCAGCCGAATCCAATCACTAATGATCCTGAACCATTTGTTAATGACAACCAAGAAGAGCAGAAGGAGTTTCACGCAAATGGTAATATTTCGCCTGACTCTGGCTATAAGTCCAACCGTTTCTCAAACAAGAAACAACTTATGAAACGCGCAAACACCATCGATATACCAAAAACTAAGAAATATAATCCAGATTTTGACACAGATTCGGAACAAGAGGACAAAACTCCACAACTGGGTTTGAAGCGCACTCTGCAAGTCAATGTCAAACACAAAGTGCGCAACGCTGTGCCGCCATTCGTGCCAAGGACCGAAAATGATCACAAATTTCTAGCCTTCATCAATAAACAAAGCGCTAAGCCTGGACTTGGTTGGACCGGCTCGCGATCTGTGTCGAATTGGACGAATAAATTCGGTAATTTGAAGCACACCTTTGAGGTGGGTGCTGCAGCACAGGTCACCACGGGCAAACCACCACAAGCACCTGGACATGTGCCACACAGCGCAAGTAAGAGTTACTGGCAGAAACAAGTGGCGAACCAAGAACATAAtcagcatcaacaacaacaacagtacttacaataccaacaacaacagaggcagcaacaacaacaactggcaCAACAGCACCAGTTGCAGCGTAGCCAACATGAGGAGAATGAGCGTCTACGTCGCATGGAGAGAGAACGCCTTGAGCGTGAACGCATAGAACGTGATCGGCTGGAGCGTCAACGTTTAGAGCGCGAGCGCCAGGAACGCGATCGCATGGAACGGGAGTTATATGAGAGAGAAATTATGGAACGAGAGCGATTGGCTGCGGCACAACATGCTGCAATGCCAAGCATGACGGTACCCAAACCAGCTCCAGTGAATAAATTTCAGCATGCGCCTCAATCTGTTTTCCGGCCCATCGATAACAACGACATACATGGTCATAACATTTTCAAACCCATACCACAACTGCCACAAAAGTTAAATACTTGGCAACCACCGTCCATtaccaacaaaccccactcagcACCTGTACAGTTGACACCTGCATCACCGCAATTCCTGACCACAAAACAGTCAGTGAATGGCACTCATGTAACATCACCCTCATCTACAACTTCATCGCCCATTGGTCTGCCTTGGGTTGCGAAGCCCGCAGTAGACAATAGTGATTTCAGAAAGAAAGCGCATACTTTCGAGGAGCGTTCACAAAATGATAATCGCCAACATTCATAT